From a single Pseudobutyrivibrio xylanivorans genomic region:
- a CDS encoding DUF4179 domain-containing protein, with protein MKSRDLYISMVGIDDTILAKAYRYSEGRKVVKFHKRLSVAACICLVLFASATAVAAIHHFWGRGMSGALKSTDVQQQTLTEQGQAIVYPELKDYSSYQVTDQGVTISPDTVVVDDKFAYVSFKVSGLNVSEKEEPGAEVDYYLGDDKGSESSWLNGSSSFYDGIMIDDNGMGVYEDGSPLEQDGFIGHYLDENGDLEYVIQIHAVEGLNTILGNTLHVDFTSLGVFKAAASYDERVKGNWNFALEFPTVSNSQTIKVNKDVPNSNCTITTIDISPVSITVNYKVNGKLEASEDCLGIPQFTGFVMKDGTRMPYVANGGSDGFADESKEYAVCSRCFDRVVDIEEVKSLIMWPDDEGGKDKVEVEIQ; from the coding sequence ATGAAAAGTAGAGATTTATATATAAGCATGGTTGGAATAGATGATACTATTTTGGCAAAAGCATATAGATATTCTGAAGGAAGAAAAGTTGTTAAATTCCATAAAAGATTGTCAGTTGCAGCATGTATTTGCCTAGTTTTATTTGCTTCAGCGACAGCAGTAGCTGCAATACACCATTTCTGGGGAAGAGGAATGAGTGGAGCGCTAAAATCAACAGATGTACAGCAACAGACTCTGACAGAGCAGGGACAGGCTATCGTTTATCCAGAGCTTAAAGATTATTCATCATATCAGGTGACAGACCAGGGGGTAACAATTTCTCCAGATACAGTTGTGGTTGATGATAAATTTGCTTATGTTTCTTTCAAGGTTTCAGGCCTAAACGTGAGTGAAAAGGAAGAACCTGGCGCAGAGGTAGACTATTATTTAGGAGATGATAAAGGTTCAGAATCATCATGGTTAAATGGAAGCAGTTCTTTCTATGATGGAATCATGATTGATGACAATGGTATGGGAGTCTATGAAGATGGTTCACCACTAGAGCAGGATGGTTTTATCGGACATTACCTTGATGAGAATGGTGATCTAGAATATGTAATTCAAATTCATGCTGTAGAAGGATTGAATACAATTTTGGGAAATACACTTCATGTGGATTTCACATCTCTTGGAGTATTTAAAGCTGCAGCATCTTACGATGAGCGTGTAAAAGGAAATTGGAATTTTGCTTTAGAATTTCCAACTGTTAGTAATAGCCAAACAATTAAGGTAAACAAGGACGTTCCAAACAGCAATTGCACTATTACAACTATTGATATATCGCCTGTATCTATTACTGTAAACTACAAGGTTAATGGTAAACTTGAGGCAAGCGAAGATTGCCTAGGAATTCCACAGTTTACTGGATTTGTGATGAAAGATGGTACAAGAATGCCATACGTAGCCAATGGCGGCTCTGATGGATTTGCTGATGAATCAAAAGAATATGCGGTTTGCTCAAGATGCTTCGATAGAGTTGTAGATATAGAAGAAGTTAAATCACTTATCATGTGGCCTGACGATGAGGGCGGAAAAGATAAGGTAGAGGTTGAAATACAATAA
- a CDS encoding GNAT family N-acetyltransferase — protein sequence MIRLEAVNGKNVWELLKLSVEDSQRKFVASNDTSIIEAYTTITAHGYAYPFGIYDGDIPVGFLMIGFDKDDYWDDAPAIATGNYNLWRLMIDKKYQYKGYGAQAVKLALDFIKSFPCGRAEYCWLSYEPENETAKKLYAKYGFVENGDMDGEETIAVLKL from the coding sequence ATGATACGACTAGAAGCAGTGAATGGAAAAAATGTATGGGAGTTATTGAAGCTTTCGGTGGAGGACTCTCAGAGGAAGTTTGTGGCTAGTAATGATACAAGTATTATAGAGGCATACACAACCATTACCGCCCATGGATATGCATATCCATTTGGAATATATGATGGTGATATTCCTGTGGGATTCTTAATGATTGGTTTTGATAAAGATGATTATTGGGATGATGCGCCAGCCATTGCAACTGGAAATTACAATCTTTGGCGCTTAATGATAGATAAAAAATATCAGTACAAGGGATATGGTGCACAAGCTGTGAAGCTTGCGCTCGATTTTATCAAGTCATTTCCATGTGGAAGGGCAGAATATTGTTGGCTGTCTTATGAACCAGAAAATGAAACCGCCAAGAAATTATATGCAAAATATGGTTTTGTCGAAAATGGCGATATGGATGGAGAAGAAACCATAGCAGTTTTAAAACTCTAA
- a CDS encoding response regulator: MKKRYIIIINILIVGLILFIIFKYANDRAEESNRTSVASFEKMTTTTEQIISNYLEDEQHLCDIWSNYINRSAEAGTPMTVEEAISYIRKAKISPEISGHLIYIDDGSMAGISTTASSTDASDYSVNYSHINIFENLEISNVDGVVNLTRAYTNPLSGVQSIAFLNNVKVVDDETGTMREGLLLRVVPVSRLEHKLVFLKGEYENVEISLIDWDGDYMIHGKSLKNSNFFEYFKSYNPMSTQEYNKVVDSIRNDIGSMHIRNSKGEDSVIAYAPLSNLDYWFLVAYIPAKELMANRSIDWILLGIVSLGLVVLLHFNLAILLKFNRKLSVAAEAANQANEAKSYFLSTMSHDIRTPMNAILGMNEMILRDSKDKGILTYSENIRTAGNTLLGIINDILDFSKIEAGKMEIINVEYNFTSLLNDLVNMVQRKADEKGLSLRLEVDPNIPTLLQGDEIRIKQVITNILSNAVKYTKEGEVVFSIACSKCEAATDYVNLHVSVKDTGVGIKTEDLDRLFKAFERIEEKNNRNIEGTGLGMAIAQSFLNMMGSKLQVESEYGKGSEISFELKQKVVKWEPIGEFASAVKQLMNNRELYRVKFAAPKARILVVDDNEINLKVFVSLLGDTKMQIDTADSGDACIALFKRNFYDVIFLDHMMPDKDGIETIKEMKECSDTPNQKTPVICLTANAISGMRETYINAGFDDYLTKPIDTNKLENMLLTYLPQDLVTNVENMAAEEKQEKSKEKSKDENLHSILVVSENVGFLKKIRARLTDKYNVVLVKSEEQAMSYLQKQEAIETTDTERREHE, from the coding sequence TTGAAGAAACGATATATTATCATTATTAATATTTTGATAGTAGGTTTGATTCTTTTCATTATCTTTAAATATGCCAATGATAGGGCAGAAGAGTCAAACCGTACTTCTGTTGCGTCTTTTGAGAAGATGACAACTACCACAGAGCAGATTATCTCCAACTATTTGGAGGATGAACAGCATCTGTGTGATATATGGTCAAATTACATCAACAGGTCTGCGGAGGCAGGCACTCCTATGACTGTTGAGGAGGCAATTTCATATATAAGAAAAGCAAAAATATCTCCTGAAATTTCAGGACATCTTATCTATATTGATGATGGGTCAATGGCGGGCATTTCCACTACTGCTAGTTCTACCGACGCATCAGATTACTCAGTAAATTATTCCCATATTAATATTTTTGAAAATCTTGAAATCAGTAATGTAGATGGTGTTGTAAACCTGACAAGAGCTTATACCAACCCATTGAGTGGCGTGCAGTCTATCGCCTTTTTGAATAATGTGAAGGTTGTAGATGATGAAACAGGCACTATGCGAGAGGGCCTGCTACTTCGTGTTGTTCCTGTGAGCCGTCTAGAGCACAAGCTTGTTTTTTTGAAGGGTGAATATGAAAACGTGGAAATATCTCTTATCGATTGGGATGGAGATTATATGATTCACGGAAAGTCACTGAAAAACAGCAATTTCTTTGAGTATTTCAAATCCTACAATCCTATGTCTACTCAGGAATATAACAAGGTTGTAGATTCAATTCGCAATGACATTGGTTCTATGCATATCCGTAACTCCAAAGGTGAGGACAGTGTTATAGCCTATGCGCCTCTAAGTAATTTGGATTACTGGTTCCTGGTGGCATATATTCCAGCGAAGGAGCTGATGGCAAACAGGTCGATAGATTGGATTCTTTTGGGAATTGTATCGTTGGGACTGGTCGTGCTTCTTCATTTTAACCTGGCAATTCTTCTTAAATTTAATCGAAAGCTGTCAGTGGCAGCAGAGGCTGCAAACCAGGCAAATGAAGCGAAATCCTACTTCCTTTCAACAATGTCTCATGATATCAGAACGCCTATGAACGCAATTTTAGGCATGAATGAAATGATACTAAGAGACAGTAAGGATAAGGGAATACTGACATACTCTGAGAATATCAGGACCGCAGGTAATACCTTACTTGGAATCATTAATGATATTCTCGACTTTTCCAAGATTGAAGCAGGCAAAATGGAAATTATTAATGTGGAGTATAACTTTACATCACTGTTGAATGATCTTGTAAACATGGTTCAGAGAAAGGCTGATGAAAAAGGGCTTAGCCTTAGGCTTGAGGTTGATCCTAATATACCAACGCTACTACAGGGCGATGAAATAAGAATTAAGCAGGTTATAACTAACATTCTTTCAAATGCTGTTAAATATACTAAAGAGGGTGAAGTTGTTTTTTCTATAGCCTGCAGTAAATGTGAAGCTGCCACAGACTATGTAAATCTTCATGTCAGCGTGAAGGACACTGGTGTAGGAATTAAAACAGAAGACTTAGACCGATTGTTTAAAGCCTTTGAGAGAATAGAAGAAAAGAATAATCGAAATATAGAAGGTACGGGACTTGGAATGGCTATAGCTCAGAGTTTTCTTAATATGATGGGTAGTAAGCTGCAAGTGGAAAGTGAGTACGGAAAAGGCTCTGAAATTTCTTTTGAGCTGAAGCAAAAAGTGGTGAAGTGGGAGCCAATTGGCGAGTTTGCTTCAGCTGTTAAGCAGCTCATGAACAACAGGGAGCTTTACCGAGTGAAGTTTGCAGCGCCTAAGGCCAGAATATTGGTGGTGGACGACAATGAGATTAACCTGAAGGTATTTGTTAGTCTGCTTGGTGACACAAAGATGCAGATAGATACAGCAGATAGTGGGGATGCCTGCATCGCCCTATTTAAGCGGAATTTCTACGATGTAATTTTCTTAGATCACATGATGCCGGATAAGGATGGAATCGAAACTATTAAGGAGATGAAAGAGTGCAGCGACACTCCTAATCAGAAGACGCCAGTGATTTGTCTTACCGCAAATGCAATTTCAGGTATGCGTGAAACCTATATAAATGCAGGCTTTGATGACTATCTGACTAAACCAATTGATACAAATAAACTTGAGAATATGTTACTTACATATTTGCCTCAGGACCTGGTGACTAATGTAGAAAATATGGCAGCAGAAGAGAAACAAGAAAAGAGCAAAGAAAAGAGCAAAGACGAGAACCTGCATAGTATCCTTGTGGTCAGTGAGAATGTGGGATTTTTAAAGAAGATAAGGGCTCGCTTAACAGATAAATATAACGTGGTGTTAGTTAAATCAGAAGAGCAGGCAATGTCTTATCTGCAGAAGCAGGAAGCCATTGAAACTACAGATACAGAAAGGAGAGAACATGAATAG
- a CDS encoding damage-control phosphatase ARMT1 family protein, with the protein MKLTQSCAKCMYDRQQLKTDDKEYLKEVKNILDNRDENACSAEMNFAFNKAYEKYIGPMPSFRDINKKYNDLVLSMEQGLEEKIEASDNPLATALVMARIGNYIDFGVMQNVDENTFLELFNDTDMRADEQATFDSFCNQCSSGKSFLLLTDNCGEIVLDKLFLRQLKKCFPKLDITVMVRGGEAYNDATMEDAKYVGLTDEFTVITNGEKIAGTVYKRLPEQAQKAIDNADVILSKGQANYESFAGEGHHAFFTFLCKCDLFVSRFNVPRLTGMFVEEA; encoded by the coding sequence ATGAAACTGACACAAAGTTGTGCAAAATGCATGTATGATAGACAACAGCTAAAGACTGATGACAAGGAATATTTAAAAGAGGTTAAAAATATACTTGATAATCGTGATGAAAATGCATGTAGTGCAGAGATGAATTTTGCATTTAATAAGGCATATGAAAAATACATTGGACCAATGCCTAGTTTTAGAGACATTAATAAAAAATATAATGATTTAGTACTTTCCATGGAACAGGGCTTAGAAGAGAAAATAGAAGCAAGCGATAATCCGCTTGCTACTGCTCTTGTGATGGCTCGAATTGGAAACTACATCGATTTTGGTGTGATGCAGAATGTAGATGAAAATACATTTTTAGAACTATTCAACGACACTGACATGAGAGCTGATGAGCAGGCAACATTTGATTCTTTTTGCAATCAGTGCAGCAGTGGAAAATCATTTTTGCTCCTCACAGATAATTGTGGAGAGATTGTGCTGGATAAATTATTTTTGCGACAGCTTAAAAAGTGTTTTCCAAAACTAGATATTACCGTGATGGTTCGAGGTGGCGAAGCTTATAATGATGCCACAATGGAAGATGCAAAATATGTTGGTTTGACAGATGAATTTACCGTAATTACAAATGGTGAGAAGATTGCAGGAACTGTCTATAAAAGGCTTCCAGAGCAAGCGCAAAAAGCAATAGATAATGCAGATGTTATCCTGTCAAAGGGGCAGGCAAATTATGAATCATTTGCAGGTGAAGGACATCACGCCTTTTTCACATTTCTATGTAAATGCGATTTGTTTGTAAGCCGATTTAATGTACCAAGACTTACCGGAATGTTTGTTGAGGAAGCATAA
- a CDS encoding HD-GYP domain-containing protein, producing the protein MIPQIIVVDDDPIILKGAWNTLTGAGFKVVALKSGKALFEHMKDNPPPELILMDISMPEMDGFEVIKELKKSEGLWRDTPVIFLTANEDEDAETRGLSLGAMDFIRKPFVANVLVLRVKHAVELVRLQKNLEGMVEEKTKENENLFIHVVESLADAIDAKDKYTNGHSGRVADYSKEIAKRYGYDEKRQEKIFMMGLLHDVGKIGVPDEVINKPGMLTDEEFACIKKHPGIGAKILDNIKEMPELAAGAKWHHERFDGKGYPQGLSGDDIPEEARMIAVADAYDAMTSNRSYRGALPQEIVRGEIEKGKGSQFDPKFADIMLKMIDDDKEYLMRDRPVDDTKDDNRD; encoded by the coding sequence ATGATTCCACAGATTATAGTTGTTGATGATGACCCTATAATTCTTAAAGGAGCCTGGAACACCCTTACAGGTGCAGGGTTTAAGGTGGTTGCGCTCAAATCCGGAAAAGCACTTTTTGAGCACATGAAGGATAACCCCCCGCCAGAGCTTATACTAATGGATATAAGTATGCCTGAGATGGATGGCTTCGAGGTTATTAAGGAGCTGAAAAAGAGTGAGGGTTTGTGGCGAGATACACCGGTAATCTTTCTGACTGCCAATGAGGATGAAGATGCCGAGACAAGGGGCCTATCCCTTGGAGCAATGGATTTTATCAGAAAGCCATTTGTTGCCAATGTTCTTGTGCTCAGGGTAAAGCATGCCGTGGAACTTGTCAGGCTGCAGAAGAACCTTGAAGGCATGGTTGAGGAGAAGACCAAAGAAAATGAGAATCTTTTCATCCACGTGGTAGAAAGCCTTGCGGATGCCATTGATGCCAAGGATAAATATACGAATGGTCATTCTGGAAGAGTGGCAGATTATTCCAAAGAGATAGCCAAAAGATATGGCTATGATGAGAAGAGGCAGGAGAAAATCTTCATGATGGGACTTCTCCATGATGTTGGAAAAATTGGAGTTCCTGATGAAGTTATTAATAAACCAGGAATGCTTACAGATGAGGAGTTTGCCTGCATAAAAAAACACCCTGGAATTGGTGCGAAGATTCTGGATAATATCAAAGAGATGCCGGAGCTTGCAGCAGGTGCTAAATGGCACCATGAAAGATTTGATGGCAAAGGATACCCACAGGGACTTTCGGGGGATGATATACCTGAAGAGGCCAGAATGATTGCTGTGGCGGATGCCTATGATGCTATGACCAGTAACCGTAGCTACAGAGGTGCTCTGCCTCAGGAAATAGTCAGAGGTGAGATAGAGAAGGGCAAAGGCAGCCAGTTTGACCCGAAGTTTGCGGATATCATGCTTAAAATGATAGATGATGATAAAGAATACCTCATGAGGGATAGACCTGTTGATGACACAAAAGATGATAATAGGGACTAG
- a CDS encoding SPL family radical SAM protein, giving the protein MHFVDAKGILTTSGGHCGMNIYRGCTHGCIYCDSRSKCYQFTHAFEDIEVKQNAPELLEMALRSKRKKCMIGTGAMSDPYMHCEEELQLTRKCLEIILENGFGLAIQTKSDRILRDIDLLDEINRNAKCIVQITLTTYDDELCKILEPNVCNTKRRIEVLEKMQERGIPTIVWLTPILPYINDTEENITAILNECARVGVKGVIDFGMGLTLRDGDREYYYAALDKHFPGMKERYINAYGNAYELPSPNSQALTRVFKNICKSNGIMSTPKECFEYMNELPERYQQMSLFD; this is encoded by the coding sequence ATGCATTTTGTTGATGCAAAGGGAATTCTAACCACCAGTGGGGGACACTGTGGAATGAATATATATCGAGGATGTACACACGGTTGCATCTATTGTGATAGCAGAAGCAAATGCTATCAGTTTACCCATGCCTTCGAGGATATTGAGGTGAAGCAGAATGCACCGGAACTGCTGGAAATGGCTTTGAGGTCAAAGCGGAAGAAGTGCATGATTGGAACCGGGGCAATGTCAGATCCTTATATGCATTGCGAAGAGGAATTGCAGCTGACAAGGAAGTGCTTGGAAATCATTTTAGAGAATGGTTTCGGTTTGGCGATTCAGACAAAATCAGACAGGATTTTACGAGATATTGATTTGCTTGATGAAATCAATAGAAACGCAAAATGCATAGTGCAGATAACTCTTACAACTTATGACGATGAGTTATGTAAGATTCTGGAACCCAATGTTTGTAATACAAAGCGTCGTATAGAGGTGCTTGAGAAGATGCAGGAGCGAGGGATTCCTACGATTGTGTGGCTCACACCAATACTTCCTTATATAAATGATACAGAAGAAAATATCACAGCTATCCTAAATGAGTGCGCCCGCGTAGGAGTAAAAGGAGTTATAGATTTTGGAATGGGGCTCACACTTCGTGATGGAGATAGGGAGTATTATTACGCGGCGCTGGATAAGCATTTCCCGGGAATGAAGGAGCGTTACATAAATGCATATGGAAATGCATATGAATTGCCAAGCCCTAATTCACAAGCGTTAACGAGAGTTTTTAAAAATATTTGCAAGAGTAACGGTATTATGTCAACACCAAAGGAGTGTTTTGAATATATGAATGAACTGCCTGAGAGATATCAGCAAATGAGTTTATTTGATTAA
- a CDS encoding GNAT family N-acetyltransferase — protein sequence MDDFILIDARKRIVPVTEKNIADAARIHSISWQESHRAFCNEAFILKHDVEHQMEYIREKIKNGSKFYLLYDKEPVAVVSINEGLIEDLYVLPSQQNKGYGTQLLGYVVAKIQKLGLIPSLWILENNKGAERLYLRQGFVHTGNRNHITGKLDEVEYILRDSGR from the coding sequence GTGGATGATTTTATTTTAATTGATGCAAGAAAAAGAATTGTACCAGTAACGGAAAAAAACATAGCTGATGCTGCAAGGATTCATTCCATATCATGGCAGGAATCACATCGTGCATTTTGTAATGAAGCTTTTATCTTAAAGCATGATGTGGAGCACCAGATGGAATATATCAGAGAAAAAATTAAAAACGGTAGCAAATTTTATCTGCTTTATGATAAAGAGCCAGTTGCGGTTGTATCGATAAATGAGGGGCTTATAGAAGATTTATATGTTTTACCGTCACAGCAAAACAAAGGGTATGGAACGCAATTGCTTGGCTATGTTGTTGCTAAGATTCAGAAGTTGGGACTAATCCCATCTCTATGGATATTAGAGAATAACAAGGGCGCGGAGCGCCTGTATTTGCGACAGGGATTTGTTCATACCGGAAATAGAAATCATATTACAGGCAAGCTTGATGAGGTGGAATACATATTAAGAGATTCTGGGAGATAA
- a CDS encoding Hpt domain-containing protein, which produces MNINIPGIDTEKAIKNAGSETLFTELLGDVYKLMDTKIEKVESYLSQKNIQNYTVEVHSLKTTCRMIGAMDLGEDFYTLEKLGKENNLQQIEKLTPAVLNSLRSLKPYLEPFVSKNEDAKTDFDKATVSNILNRLISAIDDFDLGAAEDAVKQLLSYNCNEALAGKLDALDKHVTNLDYEDAKEVAKQILASL; this is translated from the coding sequence ATGAACATTAATATTCCAGGTATCGATACAGAAAAAGCAATAAAAAACGCTGGTTCTGAGACGCTTTTCACTGAGCTTCTTGGGGATGTCTACAAGCTCATGGATACGAAAATTGAAAAGGTCGAATCTTATCTTTCACAAAAAAACATCCAAAATTACACTGTAGAAGTTCACTCTCTCAAGACCACCTGCCGCATGATTGGCGCCATGGACCTTGGCGAAGATTTCTATACCCTTGAAAAGCTTGGAAAAGAAAACAATCTGCAGCAAATTGAAAAGCTTACTCCAGCGGTTTTAAACTCTCTTAGGTCGTTAAAGCCTTACCTTGAGCCATTCGTTTCAAAAAATGAGGATGCTAAGACTGACTTCGACAAGGCCACCGTTTCAAATATCCTAAATAGGCTCATCTCTGCAATAGACGATTTTGATCTCGGTGCTGCTGAAGATGCAGTAAAGCAGCTATTATCCTATAACTGTAATGAAGCGCTCGCTGGCAAGCTGGATGCGTTGGATAAGCACGTCACCAATCTTGACTACGAAGATGCAAAAGAGGTGGCAAAGCAGATACTTGCTAGTCTCTAA
- a CDS encoding GNAT family N-acetyltransferase, giving the protein MINLRKITEENFIDAFNLKLDEGQEKYVSHPIRSLAQAYIYRDQCQPFGIYNDDRMVGYVMVIYDYDIPEYNIWHMMIDEKDQGKGYGKEALKQVMAYIKTKPFGNSDRVTLTCNLENNKALELYHGLGFKETGVVDEDEVELSMTMEE; this is encoded by the coding sequence ATGATTAATCTTAGAAAAATAACAGAAGAAAACTTTATCGATGCATTTAATTTGAAGCTAGATGAAGGACAGGAAAAATACGTTTCTCATCCAATACGCAGCTTGGCGCAGGCCTATATATATCGTGACCAATGTCAGCCATTTGGGATTTATAATGATGATAGGATGGTTGGCTATGTGATGGTGATTTACGACTATGACATTCCAGAATATAACATCTGGCATATGATGATTGACGAAAAGGATCAGGGCAAAGGCTATGGAAAAGAAGCTCTAAAGCAGGTCATGGCCTACATTAAAACCAAGCCTTTTGGAAACTCGGATAGAGTGACTCTAACATGTAATTTAGAGAATAATAAAGCATTAGAACTATATCATGGTCTTGGATTTAAAGAGACTGGGGTAGTGGATGAGGATGAGGTAGAATTATCAATGACAATGGAGGAGTAA
- a CDS encoding ABC transporter substrate-binding protein — translation MNRRNNTITSLILMTVLVLSTVSCGQTQEPKQNESQSTEQSQGQQEGANKEFSPKYQSDTEFKLSVVGTYSNFESLESEFERFYAYYPNGELEYTYLDDYTNTIAKALAGQETPDIYVVQPWMYGDERFDSLFDGAEVLSAPELEINLDCIREGLRWEMENNEILAIPVFATSYGMLVNMDIFEKEGLDVPDTFEELKDTCDKLKAAGYESPVMGSNTSTTPGIGYAFAYPMFAKNIKDDRSIEDDLNNLVPSAGEAMRASLSRLKELVDYGCIDIDKCTAEIEDDYNAVIMRFFEGDVPMMLCSGDVVSGTKKRESKSEAFEANPFEYDFYVAPSGDEGGYYMDSMNLLFCINKNSANLDMTNEFIRFLTNEEELGLMAQEKRLITPTKDYSLDEVYASLSGFPEERTVNFGDIEIMDTAVKQFRAAAYAVINGKMTVEEAVEGYGTIPTD, via the coding sequence ATGAATAGACGAAATAATACAATTACTTCACTAATCCTTATGACGGTATTGGTTCTAAGTACTGTCAGCTGTGGCCAGACTCAGGAGCCAAAACAGAATGAAAGCCAAAGCACAGAGCAAAGCCAAGGTCAACAAGAGGGAGCAAACAAAGAGTTTTCTCCTAAATACCAGTCAGACACTGAGTTTAAGCTTTCGGTTGTGGGAACTTATTCTAATTTTGAATCCTTGGAAAGTGAATTTGAAAGATTCTATGCTTACTATCCTAATGGCGAGCTAGAGTACACCTACCTTGATGATTACACCAATACTATAGCAAAGGCTCTGGCTGGGCAGGAGACGCCTGATATCTATGTGGTACAGCCATGGATGTATGGAGACGAACGATTTGACTCCTTGTTTGATGGTGCTGAGGTTCTCTCTGCTCCAGAGCTTGAGATTAATCTTGATTGCATCCGTGAAGGACTTAGATGGGAGATGGAAAACAACGAAATACTGGCAATTCCAGTATTTGCAACCTCTTACGGGATGCTTGTAAACATGGATATCTTTGAAAAAGAAGGCCTTGATGTACCAGATACATTTGAGGAGTTAAAGGATACCTGCGATAAGCTTAAGGCCGCTGGTTACGAATCCCCTGTAATGGGCAGCAATACCTCCACGACACCGGGAATCGGCTATGCCTTTGCATATCCAATGTTCGCCAAAAACATAAAGGATGATAGAAGTATTGAGGATGATTTGAATAATCTGGTGCCTTCAGCAGGTGAAGCTATGCGTGCTTCATTAAGCAGGCTGAAGGAGTTGGTGGATTACGGCTGCATAGATATTGATAAGTGCACGGCTGAAATAGAGGACGATTACAATGCAGTAATAATGAGATTCTTCGAAGGGGATGTTCCTATGATGCTTTGTTCTGGAGATGTTGTTTCTGGAACAAAAAAGCGCGAGAGTAAGTCAGAAGCATTTGAGGCAAATCCTTTTGAGTACGATTTTTATGTAGCACCTTCAGGAGATGAAGGTGGTTATTATATGGATTCTATGAATTTATTATTCTGTATAAATAAGAATAGCGCAAACCTTGATATGACAAATGAGTTTATCCGCTTTCTTACAAATGAAGAAGAGCTTGGTCTTATGGCACAGGAGAAGAGACTTATAACTCCAACAAAGGATTATTCCCTTGATGAAGTATATGCTTCACTTTCAGGTTTCCCAGAAGAAAGGACTGTCAATTTTGGGGATATAGAAATAATGGACACTGCAGTAAAACAGTTCAGGGCCGCGGCTTATGCGGTGATAAATGGAAAAATGACAGTGGAGGAAGCAGTGGAAGGCTATGGCACAATACCAACTGACTAA
- a CDS encoding dihydrofolate reductase family protein, translated as MLEQKMDRRDKTRRPITTLFMIMSVDGKISPGASDELDIDKDFPNIDGLKEGLSQYYEIEQTTDLWSFNTGRVQEKMGVNEKELPDKTPVSFVLLDNSHLIEQGVKYFCARSKEFVLITSNKNHPAYNVQAENLHIIYQDELSLYEALVELKEKNGCERITIQSGGTINGMFLREKLFDYVDIVVAPVLIGGKNTSTLIDGSAITKANELSALGVLELESCEVLDCSYIRLRYKVVS; from the coding sequence ATGTTAGAACAAAAAATGGATCGAAGAGATAAGACTAGAAGACCTATCACAACACTTTTTATGATTATGTCTGTGGATGGGAAGATAAGCCCTGGGGCATCAGATGAGTTGGATATCGATAAAGATTTTCCCAATATAGATGGGCTTAAGGAAGGGCTTTCGCAGTATTATGAAATTGAGCAGACTACAGATTTGTGGTCCTTTAATACAGGAAGAGTTCAAGAGAAGATGGGCGTGAATGAGAAAGAGCTGCCAGATAAGACGCCAGTGTCCTTTGTTCTTCTTGATAACAGTCATTTGATCGAGCAGGGTGTAAAATATTTCTGCGCAAGATCTAAAGAATTTGTATTGATAACTTCAAATAAGAATCATCCTGCTTACAATGTTCAAGCCGAAAACCTACATATTATATATCAGGACGAATTATCTCTTTATGAAGCACTAGTTGAGTTGAAAGAAAAGAATGGCTGCGAAAGGATAACAATTCAAAGTGGCGGTACAATCAATGGAATGTTTCTTAGGGAAAAATTATTTGATTATGTGGATATCGTTGTGGCGCCAGTGTTGATTGGTGGAAAGAATACATCTACTTTGATTGATGGAAGCGCGATAACAAAGGCGAACGAATTATCTGCACTTGGAGTGTTGGAATTGGAAAGCTGTGAAGTGCTTGATTGTTCGTACATAAGACTGAGATATAAAGTTGTTTCTTAA